A genomic segment from Glycine max cultivar Williams 82 chromosome 1, Glycine_max_v4.0, whole genome shotgun sequence encodes:
- the LOC100819028 gene encoding uncharacterized protein has product MMLQLAERSITRPYSVVEDVLVKVRQFTFSVDLVIMDIEEDSDIPLILGRPFMLTTKCVVDIGNGNLEMSVKDQKVTFNLVEAIKHPSDSKTSFKVKEIPSGEHAFEDLKKDSLTEKLKVELKALPTHLKYVFLDENEAKPTVISNDLSSDEEARLIEVLRKHNEAIRWHISDLKGISPPYYMHKIMMEKECRPVRQPQRRLNPSMKEEVQKEVLKLLEAGLIYPIFDNAWIAVDPKEQEKTVFTCLFGVFAYRRMTFKLCNTPATFQWCMLAIFANMLEKCINVFMDDFSVFGPSFDCCLTNLELVLRRYVEAILVLNWKNCRFMVQEGIVLGHKISARGIEVDKAKIYVFEKLPLPINVKGIRSFLGYAGFYRRFIKDFSKIARPLNKLLNKDVVFKLDEECLTTFHTLKNSLVSAPIIGAPDWSKEFKLMCDASDYAVGAVLGQ; this is encoded by the exons ATGATGCTTCAGCTAGCAGAACGCTCGATTACTAGACCATATAGTGTAGTTGAAGACGTCCTTGTTAAGGTTCGCCAATTTACTTTTTCGGTAGACCTTGTGATCATGGATATAGAAGAAGACTCTGATATTCCCCTTATTCTAGGCCGACCATTCATGCTTACTACAAAATGTGTTGTGGACATAGGGAATGGCAACTTGGAGATGAGCGTGAAGGATCAAAAAGTCACATTCAACCTGGTCGAAGCAATAAAGCATCCCAGTGATAGTAAGACAAGCTTCAAGGTGAAG GAGATTCCCTCAGGGGAGCATGCCTTTGAAGATTTAAAGAAAGACAGCCTAACAGAGAAGCTCAAGGTGGAGTTAAAAGCTCTACCTACTCATCTGAAGTATGTGTTTCTGGATGAAAATGAAGCCAAGCCAACCGTGATAAGCAATGACCTATCATCAGATGAAGAAGCACGATTGATAGAGGTTCTCAGAAAGCACAATGAAGCTATTAGGTGGCATATCTCTGATCTCAAGGGAATCAGTCCACCCTACTACATGCATAAGATTATGATGGAAAAAGAATGCAGACCAGTGAGACAGCCACAAAGGAGGCTCAATCCATCCATGAAAGAGGAGGTGCAAAAAGAAGTTCTTAAGTTACTTGAGGCTGGACTTATCTACCCTATTTTTGACAATGcttgg ATTGCAGTAGACCCCAAGGAGCAAGAGAAGACAGTGTTTACATGCCTTTTTGGAGTCTTTGCTTACAGAAGAATGACATTCAAATTATGTAATACACCAGCCACTTTTCAGTGGTGCATGCTAGCTATCTTCGCCAACATGTTGGAGAAGTGCATCAACGTTTTTATGGACGACTTCTCTGTCTTTGGTCCTTCCTTTGACTGTTGCCTGACCAATCTGGAGCTTGTGCTAAGACGCTATGTTGAAGCAATTCTGGTACTAAATTGGAAGAACTGTCGCTTCATGGTCCAGGAAGGAATAGTGTTGGGCCATAAGATCTCAGCTcgagggatagaggtggacaaAGCAAAAATTTATGTCTTTGAAAAGCTACCTCTGCCAATCAATGTGAAAGGCATTAGGAGTTTCCTTGGATATGCAGGATTCTATCGGCGATTCATAAAGGACTTCTCCAAAATTGCTAGACCCTTGAACAAATTGCTGAATAAAGATGTAGTGTTTAAGCTTGATGAGGAATGCTTGACAACCTTTCATACCCTAAAGAATAGTCTAGTATCTGCTCCAATAATAGGGGCACCTGACTGGAGTAAAGAATTTAAGCTCATGTGTGATGCTAGTGACTATGCAGTTGGTGCAGTTCTTGGACAATGA
- the PIB1 gene encoding bHLH transcription factor PIB1, translating to MDSRRRGKNASMQRKLQQLRSVTNSSAVNKASIIVDATRYIEELKQKVDGLNSELGTAESSISQDELPMVTVETLERGFLINVFSERNCPGMLGAILDAFEELGLDVLDARVSCEDTFQLEAVGGESQENESIDAQVVKQAVLQAIQNMD from the exons ATGGATTCTAGGCGGCGTGGTAAAAACGCATCTATGCAACGCAAGTTGCAACAACTTCGATCGGTTACAAATTCCAGTGCT GTGAACAAAGCCTCAATTATTGTGGATGCCACCAGATACATAGAGGAGCTGAAGCAAAAAGTGGATGGATTGAACTCAGAGCTAGGAACCGCGGAATCATCAATCTCCCAAGACGAACTACCCATG GTCACTGTAGAAACCCTAGAAAGGGGATTCCTCATTAATGTGTTTTCAGAAAGGAATTGTCCCGGTATGCTTGGGGCAATACTCGATGCATTTGAAGAACTGGGACTTGATGTGCTTGATGCTAGGGTTTCTTGCGAAGACACTTTCCAGCTTGAAGCAGTCGGAGGAGAA AGTCAAGAGAACGAAAGCATTGACGCGCAAGTGGTAAAGCAAGCAGTGCTTCAAGCAATCCAAAACATGGATTAA